The Methylocystis sp. ATCC 49242 region ATAGGCCACGGCGTCCCGCACATGCGGCAACCGCGACACGTCGAGTCCGTCATGGTCGATCGGCGCCGGATGCAGCTTGGCTCCGAGGCTCTCGAGCACGAAGGCCGCCCCTTGGTAACAGGGCGATTCGATCACCGCCGTCGTCCCGGGTTTCACGAGCAGACGGCCGACAAGATTGAAGCCGTCCTGACAACCGCCGACGATGATGATCTGGTCCGGATCGGCGATGACGCCGCGCGCCGGCGCTAGATGCTTGGCGATCGCCTGCCGCAGTTCGAGCAGGCCGGCCGGATCGTTGTAGCTGGTAAGCTTCGAGCCCGCGGTCTTGAGCCGGGCCTTGATGTGTTGCGACCACGCCTTCAGCGGGAAGGACCGCGGATCAGGACGACCGACCCAGAAGTCGGCCACGAGCCGGCGCCGGTCGGGGTCGGCTAGGCGATGGGTGCGTAGCGCGCCCCCGGGAGCGACGGGCTCGGGCTCATCCTCAGCCGCAGGCTCCGCCGCATGGCCGCCGCCATTGTTTGCGGACGACAGGAAGGCCGTGTCGGGCAAATCCGGCGAGACGAAAGTGCCGACGTAAGGCTTGGTGCGGATATAGCCTTCCGCAATCAGCCGCTCATAGGCAAGCACCGCAGTATTGCGCGACACGCCGAGCTGATTGCTCAGCTCACGCGTCGTCGGCAGCGGATCGTCTCCCCGAAGCTGCCCGTTGAGGATCATCGAGCGGATCTGGTCGAAGATCTGATTCTGCAGGGTCGATTTGTCCGACTCCCGCAGAAGTATCGACAATTGCACATGTCCGCTCCGAACAACGGGAACCGGACGACCTATCGTGGAAATGCCCATCATGTGCCTCCTGACACACAGATAAGAGGCGTTTGGTCCAATACATAGATCCACGCCCGATTGGCGCACTGGCGCCACGATACATCTTGCTGCGACCAAAGATCGCAACCAACGATGTGTCAAAAAACCTTTAACTGGCGCCATTAGCTTCCTGCGTTCTGGCGCTTTCTAACGGCCATTTTTTGGTCGAAGCTCTAATGGCGCAAAACAGCGCTCGGGGAGGATAAGAATGGCTCTGACTCACTCGCAAATCGTTCCGACCGCGTTTTGGGTCGGCTTTCTGGTGCTTGGCCTCATCACCAGTTCCTCTGGTCCGGAAAAGCGCCACAGCGCTCAGGCCACGCGCAGCGTCAAGGCGGCAAGGTCTTCACCGGCGCCCATCGG contains the following coding sequences:
- a CDS encoding PLP-dependent aminotransferase family protein translates to MGISTIGRPVPVVRSGHVQLSILLRESDKSTLQNQIFDQIRSMILNGQLRGDDPLPTTRELSNQLGVSRNTAVLAYERLIAEGYIRTKPYVGTFVSPDLPDTAFLSSANNGGGHAAEPAAEDEPEPVAPGGALRTHRLADPDRRRLVADFWVGRPDPRSFPLKAWSQHIKARLKTAGSKLTSYNDPAGLLELRQAIAKHLAPARGVIADPDQIIIVGGCQDGFNLVGRLLVKPGTTAVIESPCYQGAAFVLESLGAKLHPAPIDHDGLDVSRLPHVRDAVAYVTPSHQYPIGVTMSLQRRIELLSWATQYDAYIMEDDYDSDFRFVGSPLTALKGLDRNERVIYLGTFSKCMGPGLRLGYVVAPRRLVDSFRRMKMLMNNGQSWLEQAAMADFMASGEFGRHLRRIRQLYRERRDALLNALAKHFGHCEVFGDQAGMHLVWKLPEGLPDAAEVEARGLTAGVGVCSLATGSALRFDKNDGGDRLLMLGFVALTEKEIEDGIARLAGALRSS